TGTTTAGCTATAACTCGGAGTCTTGATGTTTGAATATGGCATATAGGTctgtaattaaaaaaaatctgtgaGATGGATGCATCTTTTTAATGGATCCCATCTTACTAATCTGATGATACATCTTGTCTTTATATTGGCAAAATCTTCAAATGAAGGACATCCTTAGTAATTCTTAGAAGAGAGGGGGTAATAAATGCCATAATAAGAACATGTATGAGGAATCCAATACTAGTCCTCTTTATATAGTTATAGTATGTACGGATTAGTTATGGACTTCATTATGTTGAATTAACGTTATGCTGCAAATGTTTTCCATGTTATACAGAAAATGAATTTAATCCTTCCAAGCTCAAACAATTCTTTTCACATGATGTGGCTGAATTTAGCATAGAATTATTCCAACTTctgatgtatgttggctgcaacTTGTGCTGATGATATGTTGGTTCCAGTTGATAGCTGTCCAGTATAGCCATCTGATTCCCTTTTGAATTTGTTATGCcttctccttttccttttctcACATCTTTATCAAAATTCCAGTTGAATAAGTTTGCTTTGTCTGTTCACATCCTATGTACTCATTTTGTTTGATATTTggtaaagaaggaaaaaaaatgaaacaggaACTTGGTGTTGTTCTTTAAAAACACATGATCGATTCTCAAATTTTTCACTTCCCTTGGATTTTAAATGATTTTGTGGGTAAATGTTTTAGGCTGGGATTCCTGAGGGTGTTTTGAATGTAATCTCTGGATTTGGTCCAACTGCTGGTGCAGCTCTTGCCAGTCACATGGAGGTTGACAAGGTATTTCACAAACTTATTCTTTTACCAATATATAGAATTTGTCAGTAATGTAAGAttataataaagtatttatttatAATGGGAATTTGCCAGTAATGTTTTAATGGAAATCTACTAAATTTTGGAATCTAGCCATGCTAGATGATTTTGCATGATGAGACTTGCATGCTCCTATGTGcttaaaaattcaaattctaTCTTTATCCATGATGAGCCTTGGGGCATCAacttatagattagatctaaaattaaaagttGGAAATTGGAAAAATACTACAGGCATCAACTTCCTAATTGTAGTGTGCCGTTTATGCATTGTTCAAGAGTATGGTATTGCACACAATGTGCTCTTTGCCTATGCTCTATGGTGACCTTGAGGGCTTCATACAGGTTTCACGTGTTTCCACCAACAAtgcataaagataattttttatatttttttagggaaATTCAAAGACAACCATTTTGAATCACTTCTAGCATGAAATTATGAAAATGAAAATCAAGTTACCTCAGATGCTCATGTGAACCTGTTAGCTcctttcaaaaataaaaagggactatctaaattttccaGTGTAGCTAGGAGTTGTTTAGAGGGACCTGAGAAATAAACGATGCAATAGCACTTGTGGCTACCTATAGAATTttcctaatttttatttttttggaaaattgatcataaatagctcaaaaagaagaaagaacaaaagaagaaaggCATGATTCTTTGTACCTGGAGGTTGATGTGTTGAAATGCTTATCATCAAGTTTTCATTTCCATTGCAGCTGATGACATGCAGTAGTCGTATAGTGAATGCATCGTTCTGATGATTGTGAAGGGAATACTACCCATACATGATAAGATAGTTCTATTGCAGTTAATGTGAAAAACTTGGTCCTTTTCTAACCCCTCTTATATCTTCTAATTTCGcccctttttttcttattttcagctTGCTTTTACTGGATCAACTGATACCGGCAAGATCGTACTTGAATTGGCTGCAAGAAGCAACCTTAAGCCAGTGACATTAGAGCTTGGTGGCAAGTCCCCTATGATCATAATGGATGATGCCGATGTGGACCATGCAGTGGAACTTGCACATATGGCTTTGTTCTTTAATCAGGTTTGTTCAATAAAATGCATTTAATGTTTACACCTAAAAGCATTATTGGAGAATGATGTTATGATGACAATTGTGATGATACAGGGACAGTGCTGTTGTGCTGGGTCTCGTacatttgtgcatgagaaggtGTATGATGAGTTTGTGGAGAAAGCAAAAGCACGTGCTTTGAAGCGTGTTGTTGGTGACCCTTTCAGAAAAGGCGTTGAACAAGGTCCTCAGGTATGTTTaaatctctcttcttctttcatgTCCGGATGATCAAGGGGGAGGGCCTTGGCAAAACATTAAGGTTGTTTCATTGTGACCTCGATGTCATGGGTTTGAAACACAGATGTCGGCGTAAGGCTGCAGATATTTGACCCTCCCCAAATCCCACAACAGTAGGAACCTTGTGCACTTGACCCCCTTTCATATATAAACGTTGAAGGAATTTTCTTCTCTTTCAATTGGCTATCACTCATATTTTTGAGGTGCTTATAGTCATCATTCTCAACAATGTTTTTATGATCAAAAGATCACTAAATAGCAACTAGCTTCATTCTGGAGTTGAAATAGACTAAATCAAAAACACGTTCTGTTTCATTTGATCAAAGTCTGCAGAAAGGATGAGAATTTACTTGGAAAAGCTTGTTCTAtgttattaaataaaattattgatgCAATGTTATATTTAAGCTGAAGAAACCATAGTGACAGAAGTGGATACATTATATGCAGAATGCTTGCAGAAGACTAGTAGACATATTCCTTGACATTTTCAGAAAATCAGGCTCAACCTTTCCTTTGATCAGCTTAACTGCTTCAAAGAAAATAATGCACCTGTACGGCAGTCTATTCTTCAGAAAGCTGATAGTGATGTCATATTGTGGTTTTTAAACATCACAGATAGACGAGGAGCAGTTCAACAAGATCATGCGCTACATCAAATCTGGTGTTGACAGTGGGGCCACTCTTCAAGCAGGAGGTGACAGATTAGGCAGCAAGGGTTACTTCATTCAGCCTACGATCTTTTCAGATGTGAAGGTATGGTTCACTTGTATCACTAAAATTTCCTGGAAAGTGTATATTCATGCTTGACCTAAACCCATTGCACAATGCTTTTTAGGATGGAATGCCAATAGCACAAGAGGAGATCTTTGGGCCAGTTCAATCAATCTTAAAATTCAGGTGAGTACATTTCTCCAAGTACATCTTTCAATTTGTGATTTCAGACATTGGTTTTTTCGGATGACTGTTTGCCTCAATTGTAAACACTGCATGTTTAGGGAAGGTGCTTAAGATGAACCTGTTGTTCTacatttcctttttctttcataataagAAACTTACTTTTCTTTTCCTCCATACTCTATAGAAGGTCCATAAGCGTTAAGACAAACCTAAGAACATCTCACAGAGTACTTGCTGAGAACATACCGATAACCACTTCTAGATGCTAGTCATGAAGAAATGATTTTTAAGCAGCTATGGAGTAGACCTGCTGCTTGATTTCCTTTTTGTTGGTAATGATCATATTTCATGTTGATGGCAGTGATCTTAATGAGGTCATACAGAGGGCAAACACCACTCGCTACGGGCTGGCAGCTGGAGTTTTCACCAACAACCTGGACACTGCCAACACCTTGATGCGTGCCCTGAGAGCTGGAACAGTATGGATCAATTGCTTTGATGTCTTCGATGCTGCGATTCCTTTTGGTGGCTACAAGATGAGCGGGCAAGGAAGAGAAAAGGGCATCGATAGCCTCAAAAACTACTTACAGATTAAGGCAGTTGTGACTCCATTGAAGAACCCTGCATGGTTGTAAATCTCCTAACGTTGTGATCTTGCTATTTATTTTCTGAGACACCAGGGAGACGATGCATGGCCTCTAATAAGTTTGACTGCTATCTGCTTTGGACTTCTGTCTTAAAAATCTAGAACTTGTTTCTGATTGGAGGTGCCATGTCtgtctaataataataataatgtagAACTTCTCATTGCAGTGATTCGTGAGGAGAGCTTAATTATTGTCTCATGGTTTCACTTAATTTCTATCTGGCCAACATAGTTTGCTATGATTACCGCTGTCACCGTTTCCTGAGCTAATAGGAGCCATTTTAGTGTGCTTCGATGGTCAACCTTCCGTTTCTATATGGGTGGATGAAGCAACCGGTTGGGTGCAAAATGTAGGATGTTCCGTATCCAGTTACTTCTGTCTAGTGCTGCAAATAGGTCTGGGTTGGACTGAGGCATGGTTGAGCCAATTCCAACTTTGTTTCAAGTTTAGGTCTTGATTTTGGATCTGGACTCAACTCATTGGCTGATTGTGCCCGCTCAACTGCTCAAGTTGAGCCTGTAGAAAAGATTGTAAATCAAGTAGGTTCTCCAGGTTGGATTGAGGTGAAGCATGACTTGGATCCAAACTACAGTATTTGAATTTGGGTCAAGACCAAGTAGGGTTGGGTCGGCAATTTGGTTAAAGAATTTAGCTTACCTTTTATAGCTCCGAGTATAATAATTGATAGTTAAATATAAACCCATTATGTTTTCTAaataaaactcaaaaaaaaaaaaaaaacttgaataTAAATCTTTATTCATTTTTAAATGTGAACCAAAAAATATTGTCATCCCGGGATACAAGTTTGCAAActataatttcaataataaatgtTGATACAGTTGCAAATTTTACAAATAACAATCTACCAAAGCAAACAACGGATGCTTAAATATGATTAAGTAGATGAAAGGAGAGAGGCTTTTCAAGATGAAGAGAGAAGGATTGGTTTAAACCAGAGTTTATTTGGCAAATTAAAAAAGACTTTTAAAGTATAGAAGAAAGGATTTTATATGATTTAGGTTTACAATTTGATTCCAGTCTAGGCAGGTCGGGCCTATCTTTTATTGATCTAAATTAATCCCGGATGATATACAGGATAGGTTGGGTAGGATCaatatagatacaaaactaagacACAAAATGGTTTTTAAATCCAATCCAATTTTTGATCTGACCGGCACTTCAAATTTGGATAGGGTCAAGCCTAATCGGGTCAGATTATAGATTAACTCGACCAATTTGCAGCCCTATTTTTGTCATGCGGTAACGGAATCGTGCCTGATGACATTATGCAATAGCTAAATAATAAACAACCCTTGCAAACAACATTGCAAAAATCAAAGTTTACGACTCCTAAACTTCTACCTACAATGGATATGTCAACCACCCTGTACGCTATCCTTCATTCTTAGATGCTTTTTGTATGATAGGCTAGTCGGTCGGAGTTGCTAATGAGAGCACGTCTTCGCATTATTTCCTGTTGAGTGGGACCTTACAGCGGCTAGCTATGAACTTGCACGGCATGAAGTGTCGTTTGGAATCTTCACGTGCTCCTGTAGAAAACCATGTGAGGTTATCTAAGGAAAACCATGTCAGACTACATGTAGATAGACAAAAAATAATTGAAGAAAATTATTAGCATCCTTGtgttctctctcccttcttctcaTTATATTCAATGTTTTCTGGGACCAATAGGTTCTACAATAAAAGCCTTTGATATCATCTACATTGTttgtttgtatgagatttttgctACTCTGGTGTTTTGTAGACGTCATCCACTTTTGTAGTGCTTATCATTATCATATCCCAAGAAATTTATGTGCATGGAGCCTTTGTCAAATCAGTTCAATTTCTTTCtcataataatgaaaaaaagatCATGATCCACTTATCATAGGGCAGTTCCGTATCTTAAGAGAGATTGACTCGGACCATGTAACTTtgacattttttttgaaaaaaatataaagtgGCTGATCTGGGACATAAAACCATGCCATTGTGCTTGTtatcccaaattttttatgaTCATACCAAGCAGTGGCACCTTCCTTCTGATGATGACATGTACTTAAGATGATAATCACCAAGAGGAATGCCAGGATTAGTGCAGTGCTTTGGCCACCCAAAACTAATCTTCGTCTTAGTGGAAATGGGGTGGTGAAATTGCCGTATCGATTTTGTTACtgctaaaataataaattatgagTTACCATAATATTTAAAATTGCAATGAAGGGAATAGTGGTTAGTATATAATTTGTTTTTTTAGAAGCAATAGAATAATTAGTTGACAATCAAGGTTTAGAATAATGGCCATCATATTGGTTTTGGACTCCCTCAAAAATGCTTTGTGTGTGTACATACTATGATGGCTATTATAATGGATTAGCTGGTGTTAATTAAGAAGTGGGTACGAACAaattgaaaaataataattttgttaAGTGAATACTGATGGGGCAAATATgtcattatttttatattattatccaTTATTTTTTGTAACTTATAACAATAACACactacaaatattattttttgtaactTATAACAATAACACActacaaatattattttaatatgaaaATTGAAATCATATATTATGAGGTAAAACAATGGCCGTTATAACTGTTTAATGGTTTCATTAGTTCCCTTGTCGAAACCTCGCTGGCAATATTAGCTTCCTCAGAAATGGCAATCCATAATGAATCGTAATCTCCAAATTTGTGGCACTTTCCATTTTACTTTGTGTTGCACTTTACAGTAGATGcgagtgctttttttttttttttttttgatgataaaaaaagGCAAATGCCACCAAAATTTATTGATAAGAAAGATTTACATaataaaacaaaaaagaaaggagGTATATGTGGggattagaatatttagagataggtTATAAAGAGTTCTAACATAAGCAAGTTATGTTCCTGAAGTTTCTGCTGCACCATTCTAGAAGAGAATCAAATACAGCTGATACTTCAACTACAATTGAGGTCACGGTACTCGcaaaataaaatacaataaatactttatctcCATTTGAGACTAAGATAGTAGCCCACATCAtatacaaataattaaaaaagaaagCTTTATTTGAAGGAAGAATAACACTATCATCCAAGATATTgttcatattttctttatatttattgTAATATCTTTATTTTCTAGGAAGAAATGGTGATAGCATAAGAAGATATCCTTGGCTAGTTCAATCAATCCTCAGGTTTCAGTGAGTAATACTCTGCTAAAGAGAATCATACTCTTAGTTTCGATGGTGGAGCTTCGTGCAGCAAGAGCAGGTGTTATCTTTGTCAAGCAGCAGCTTCATgtgaaaaagatttttctgaaGGATGATTCTGCTACTGTTATCTTTTGGATTCAGGAAGGCGCCACGTAGTTTGAGGTTTATCTGCTTATCCGAGTTGTCTGGACTGTCCTTCGTCAAGCTGTTGCGGTATGAATCTGGCATATCTTCCGGAAAGCGAACACTACAGCAGATTGGATGGCGGTTTTTGTTGCAGACCATTTCGATGACTGGCTATGGAGGCCTGATGATGATTGCTTACAGATTCTGCAAAATTTTATGTATTTTGATTTTTGAGACTGCTCTTGCATCAGATTGGCATGGCCATTCATTTtggacaaaaaagaaaaaaaaaaaaaaagaaaaaaaagaagagaatcgtaatctttcaaatccaaaaATGCGGTCTTCTTTGCCAATAAGCTCCCTAGCTAGACAGAACATTCACTGCAT
Above is a genomic segment from Elaeis guineensis isolate ETL-2024a chromosome 1, EG11, whole genome shotgun sequence containing:
- the LOC105039198 gene encoding aldehyde dehydrogenase family 2 member B7, mitochondrial; its protein translation is MAAVRRLASSLLSRSLSASSRCSLTSPFRGDGTHASASGVLRRFSTAVAVEEPITPPVQVHHTQLLINGQFVDAASGKTFPTLDPRTGEVIAHVAEGDVEDVNHAVAAARKAFDEGPWPKMTGYERSRILLRFADLIEKHNDELAALETWDNGKPYEQAANAEVPMLVRLMRYYAGWADKIHGLVVPADGPHHVQVLHEPIGVAGQIIPWNFPLLMFAWKVGPALACGNAIVLKTAEQTPLSALYVSKLLHEAGIPEGVLNVISGFGPTAGAALASHMEVDKLAFTGSTDTGKIVLELAARSNLKPVTLELGGKSPMIIMDDADVDHAVELAHMALFFNQGQCCCAGSRTFVHEKVYDEFVEKAKARALKRVVGDPFRKGVEQGPQIDEEQFNKIMRYIKSGVDSGATLQAGGDRLGSKGYFIQPTIFSDVKDGMPIAQEEIFGPVQSILKFSDLNEVIQRANTTRYGLAAGVFTNNLDTANTLMRALRAGTVWINCFDVFDAAIPFGGYKMSGQGREKGIDSLKNYLQIKAVVTPLKNPAWL